A stretch of the Flavobacterium aquiphilum genome encodes the following:
- a CDS encoding DUF6443 domain-containing protein codes for MKKYLLILFLFCINCINAKPINHNNGSLPIVPPNTQYPDYYQSFESRFLVDSNDWTSDGASWTIQVYNNYLMIFIDASWDYNQTMTTGTIATINISPALPNIELGPIYNNSGETGYFAKIEDNHLVIYTLDPNNHPYFSYFFLSSTIDLSCITNWYKDNDGDGYGDSNSIPISDCYQPVYNYVSNNSDCDDQNANVTAGQSWYYDTDNDGFGDANSSPVSACSKPYGNFVSNNLDTCPNDYSIANNGCPQSPPLINENYVRVITPTMSSTSVDGLTTSQKLDNITYFDGLGRPMQKVAIAAGGNYQDIITPIGYDNYGRQEKEYLSYAETYNGGLYRNNALQDIFPFYNTSKYENTVNPYSQKEFEPSPLNRVLKQAAPGNAWKWGSGNEIKLDYQANSSVDQVRRFSVSFVNGNSEDPSLADDGIYVINQLSKMITKDENWKPIDNKDRTTEEFKDKEGHLVLKRTYDNQVAHDTYYVYDIFGNLTYVLPPLANGIIDNATLNNLCYQYRYDNRNRLIEKKLPGKGWEYIVYDKLDRPILTQDSNLKIQNKWLFTKYDAFGRVVYTGEYVNGADRATVQSLANGNTAQFEVKQGANSINGTIAYYSNTAFPNSGIDLFTINYYDDYGFDIPAGAPSGGAIYGVTPITNAKGLATGSKIRILGKSDWTTNVIYYDTKGRAICNYSKNNFLGTTSMVNSDLDFIGKPNQTTTTHKKMGYADITIIDNYSYDHAGRLLIHDQSVNGQSLEVIVSNNYDELGQLSSVGVGGKTYQNRLQTIDYTYNVRGWLKGINDVNAIGNDLFSFKLSYNDSTAPSPLFNGNISQSFWKTANQDTSLKSYNYTYDALNRLTNAADNQNRYSEVLSYDLNGNIKTLKRNGNQILGTGNYGLIDDLTYEYLLGNRLNKVSDATGYAEGFKDVVSSIDYGYDANGNMTSDMNKGIANISYNQLNLPVTIQMAGGTITYDYDATGTKLRKTVNGNITDYASGFQYFNGNLQFFSQPQGYVDWNNGNIDYIYQYKDHLGNVRLAYKDGDKNGVVSSGDILSEDNYYPFGLKQRGYNEANVNTNNKYKYNGKELQDELGLNMYDYGARNYDPALGRWMNIDPLAEKSRRFSPYTYALDNPVYFIDPDGMEAKSPIYDPNGNFLGTDNKGLQGMAIVMNKKDFTQGMSSEEATDKNLGQDAFTSDKAELKAFNHFNGLKDRPDYDGVVTINEGVSWAKAHPNTKDSTNPNDALYLDSSKMDFGSLSSNNMVQGVQGNVNLFDYTDYTSNNSRYTTYALGNTQMKLLDAQKGTVQLYSDVYDWDYHDKNYQHSNTNPPSSKRDRLVWGDRILKGLDDSHGFKVFMYGTGTLRK; via the coding sequence ATGAAAAAATACTTACTTATTCTGTTTTTGTTTTGTATCAATTGTATCAATGCTAAACCTATTAATCACAATAATGGTAGTCTTCCAATAGTTCCACCAAATACACAATATCCGGATTACTATCAAAGTTTTGAATCTCGTTTTTTGGTTGACTCAAATGATTGGACTTCTGATGGAGCTAGCTGGACAATTCAAGTCTATAATAATTATTTGATGATCTTTATTGACGCTTCCTGGGATTACAACCAAACAATGACAACAGGAACGATCGCTACAATAAATATATCACCGGCTCTACCCAATATTGAACTGGGGCCGATTTATAATAATAGTGGAGAAACAGGATATTTTGCCAAAATAGAAGACAACCATTTAGTGATTTACACTTTGGATCCAAATAATCATCCCTATTTTAGCTATTTCTTTTTAAGTTCTACCATTGATTTAAGTTGCATAACCAATTGGTATAAGGACAATGATGGAGATGGATATGGTGATTCAAATTCAATTCCGATTTCTGATTGCTACCAGCCAGTTTATAATTATGTATCAAACAATTCCGACTGTGATGATCAAAACGCTAATGTTACTGCTGGACAAAGTTGGTATTATGACACCGATAACGACGGATTTGGAGACGCTAATTCCAGTCCTGTTTCGGCATGTTCAAAACCCTATGGGAACTTTGTGTCCAATAACTTGGACACCTGTCCAAATGATTACAGTATAGCAAATAATGGATGTCCGCAAAGCCCACCATTAATAAACGAAAATTATGTTCGTGTAATTACTCCAACTATGTCTTCAACATCTGTTGATGGGTTAACGACTTCTCAAAAATTAGATAATATCACTTACTTTGATGGTTTAGGTCGTCCGATGCAAAAAGTAGCCATAGCTGCCGGGGGTAATTACCAAGATATAATCACACCTATTGGATATGATAATTATGGAAGACAAGAAAAAGAGTATTTATCGTATGCAGAAACCTATAATGGAGGATTATACAGAAACAATGCACTACAGGATATCTTCCCTTTTTATAATACTTCCAAATATGAAAACACCGTCAATCCATATTCGCAGAAAGAATTTGAGCCTTCTCCTCTCAACAGGGTATTAAAACAAGCGGCTCCGGGCAATGCTTGGAAATGGGGTAGTGGGAATGAAATAAAACTAGATTACCAAGCCAATAGTAGTGTGGACCAAGTAAGGCGTTTCAGTGTATCGTTTGTTAACGGTAATAGTGAAGATCCCTCTCTGGCAGACGATGGGATCTACGTCATTAATCAATTATCCAAAATGATTACCAAAGACGAAAATTGGAAACCAATTGATAATAAGGACAGAACAACGGAGGAATTTAAAGACAAAGAAGGTCATTTGGTCTTAAAAAGAACTTATGACAATCAGGTTGCTCATGATACGTATTATGTCTATGATATATTTGGTAATTTAACTTATGTATTGCCTCCTTTGGCAAATGGCATTATTGATAATGCTACACTTAATAATTTGTGTTATCAATACAGATATGACAATAGAAACCGTCTGATAGAAAAAAAACTTCCGGGAAAAGGATGGGAATATATTGTTTATGACAAACTGGACCGTCCGATTCTTACCCAAGATTCCAATCTGAAAATTCAGAATAAATGGCTGTTTACCAAATATGACGCCTTTGGTAGAGTAGTATATACGGGCGAATATGTAAATGGAGCGGATCGAGCTACAGTACAAAGTCTGGCCAATGGTAATACGGCACAGTTTGAAGTCAAACAGGGAGCCAATAGTATAAACGGAACCATTGCGTATTACAGCAATACTGCTTTTCCTAATTCAGGAATCGATTTGTTTACTATCAATTATTATGACGATTACGGCTTTGATATTCCCGCAGGTGCTCCTTCTGGAGGGGCAATTTATGGAGTTACACCTATCACTAATGCCAAGGGACTGGCAACGGGTAGTAAAATTCGCATCTTGGGAAAATCCGATTGGACCACCAATGTTATTTATTATGATACCAAGGGAAGAGCTATTTGCAATTACAGCAAAAACAATTTTCTGGGTACAACCAGTATGGTGAACAGCGATCTTGATTTTATTGGCAAACCAAACCAAACCACTACGACGCATAAAAAAATGGGATACGCTGATATTACAATTATTGACAACTATTCATATGACCATGCAGGCAGGTTATTGATTCATGACCAATCCGTGAATGGACAGTCACTGGAAGTTATTGTTAGTAATAATTACGATGAACTTGGACAGCTCTCTAGTGTGGGAGTGGGTGGAAAAACTTATCAAAATCGTTTGCAGACTATCGATTACACTTACAATGTTCGTGGCTGGCTGAAAGGGATCAATGATGTTAATGCAATAGGGAATGACCTGTTCAGTTTCAAACTGAGTTATAATGATTCTACTGCTCCATCACCTTTGTTTAATGGGAACATCAGCCAAAGTTTTTGGAAAACAGCCAATCAAGATACCAGTTTGAAAAGCTATAATTATACTTATGATGCTTTAAACCGATTGACTAATGCTGCAGACAATCAAAATAGGTATTCTGAAGTTTTAAGTTACGATTTGAATGGTAATATAAAAACATTGAAAAGAAACGGAAACCAAATTCTTGGGACGGGCAATTATGGACTGATTGATGATTTAACGTACGAATATTTATTGGGTAATCGACTCAACAAGGTAAGTGATGCTACTGGGTATGCCGAAGGATTCAAGGATGTTGTAAGTTCGATTGATTATGGCTATGATGCCAACGGAAATATGACCAGTGATATGAATAAGGGAATTGCAAACATTTCCTATAATCAACTAAATCTTCCCGTTACAATACAAATGGCAGGAGGAACAATCACTTATGATTATGATGCCACAGGAACAAAATTGCGTAAAACGGTAAATGGCAACATTACTGACTATGCAAGCGGATTTCAATATTTTAACGGAAACCTGCAGTTTTTCTCTCAACCACAGGGGTATGTGGATTGGAATAATGGGAATATTGACTATATTTACCAATACAAAGACCATTTGGGTAATGTTCGTTTAGCCTATAAAGATGGGGATAAGAATGGAGTAGTAAGCAGTGGCGATATTCTTTCGGAGGATAATTATTATCCTTTTGGATTAAAACAGAGAGGATATAATGAAGCAAATGTAAATACGAACAATAAGTATAAGTACAATGGCAAAGAGCTCCAAGACGAGCTGGGGCTTAACATGTACGACTATGGAGCAAGGAATTATGACCCTGCTCTAGGTCGTTGGATGAATATTGATCCATTAGCAGAAAAATCTCGTAGATTTAGCCCATATACCTATGCTCTTGATAATCCTGTTTATTTTATTGACCCCGATGGAATGGAAGCTAAGTCTCCAATTTATGACCCTAACGGTAATTTTTTAGGTACAGATAACAAAGGTTTACAAGGTATGGCTATTGTAATGAATAAAAAAGATTTTACCCAAGGGATGTCATCAGAAGAAGCTACCGATAAAAACCTTGGTCAAGATGCTTTTACTAGTGATAAAGCAGAGCTTAAAGCTTTCAACCATTTTAATGGACTAAAAGATAGACCAGATTATGATGGAGTTGTAACAATCAACGAGGGAGTTTCTTGGGCTAAAGCCCACCCAAACACAAAAGACAGTACAAATCCTAATGATGCTCTTTATTTAGATTCTTCTAAAATGGATTTTGGGTCATTAAGCTCGAATAATATGGTTCAAGGGGTTCAAGGAAATGTTAATTTATTTGATTATACAGATTATACGAGTAATAACTCACGTTATACAACCTATGCATTAGGAAATACTCAAATGAAACTTTTAGATGCTCAAAAAGGAACAGTACAGTTATATTCGGATGTTTATGATTGGGATTATCATGATAAAAATTATCAACATAGCAATACTAATCCACCAAGTTCTAAAAGGGATAGATTGGTTTGGGGAGATAGAATTTTAAAAGGGTTAGATGATAGTCATGGTTTTAAGGTTTTTATGTATGGAACAGGAACTTTAAGGAAATAA